The Vigna unguiculata cultivar IT97K-499-35 chromosome 1, ASM411807v1, whole genome shotgun sequence nucleotide sequence taatttagttcattttggtcaccttattattttttgatttaatttactCCTCCAATTTGTTAAAAAGGTTCAGATTGGTCCTCCAATTGTTTAAAAAAGGTtcaatgttttgaaattttttaatttgttccttttatttaaatttttgattaaatttagttttctatttttttaaacggTCTAATTGtgtcctctccaatttgagaccaaattaataattaaacttaattacaacttatatttacatgttaaaataaatttttataatttataaatcaaatcactccacctaaatacttaaattatttactttttacatttcacctaaatactcatatattttacatttaggTATGAAAATGGTAGAGATCTTACATTAACTTTTAGTATATAAATAAGAGTTTATCTTAAACTTAAATTTCACTTACTTAATATGATTTCAAGAGTCATTAATAATTtgttctaaataaaatttattggacTTATTAGTTTGTATTAAATTCACTTGGTTTCTATACCTTTTAGTGCGAAAATATGATGTCTCCACGTTTCCGCTACCATactagaaaaaagaagaaaagaaattcaTGTTCTGATTTTGTCCACGAAAGAGTGACTAATACCAAACCTTGACTTTAATGTCAATACAACACTTAGTTGTCGAGTGAAAATCGCTTGATGTTTTGGAATAAAAAGATAATGTGCAAAAACTTGAACTATACCTTTCTTCCAAATTCCAATTATTGAGCTGAAAAGTGACAAGCAAAAATGAAAGGAGTGTAAAATTGATGTTTCAGATTCTCTTATTTCCACATCACATGTATTTATGTACAATACAAAATAAGAGAATGCATGCTTATTTTaagaaacaaaatcagaaaTACATTAGGTGtcatttcattaaaatatgAATGTGTATACTTTATTCAGtagttatataataattaattattatcttttaaatcttattatatttatgtatggTTTATATGATTAGCACGTATTTAAATATCGGCCATTAGAATTACTATGAATCTAAACTATATGATTAATATACATTGATAATCAACGTTTGTGTTTgtaaaaggatttttttttcttaagagtgtagtatgtttgttatttaaattggtTTCATTTAAACTTTGCGtattttcaaatgtttttataaattaatttaaatttcaaatttttagtttagataatttaatttttacattgatATAACAGCTATACATttcttaagaaaatatattatagctAATCTTTTTTTCCACCGAAGGAGATAGGATGTAGAAATTTTTCAGTAATAAATCcaagtggaaaaaaaaaatccgaaAAGCAAACTCGAGCTATTTTTTATGGAGCAAAATTTTTTGTTCCAATAATGAATTTTGAACGTGTTTTTGATTTATCTTTTGAATTctcaaaaatttcatttaaaattaaatatatatatatatatatatatatatatatatatatatatatatatatatatatatatatatatatatatatatatatatatatatatatatatatatatatatataagcccCGTGCCTTAAGTTCCCCAAGTgctttatttttcttactttttcttAAACTTGACCTTCTTTATTCTATCTCCCACTTATCTCTTTACGTTTCCATTTCcgtttctcatttttttttttctcaacaataGACCATATTGTTCATAAAAGCAACAAAGTATAAAACACTTTACCtaaatgaatcaaaatttagattaagtttaattttacaataaaatatttctcaaattcttttttattttagagtTTGTACTTTATGTTAGTTTTTTTAGTTACAAAAAAGTGATTCTATTAACTAGTTTagatatttatactaaaatttagaattattttattaatttgcaCTAGATTTCTAATATTTTGGTGCTATCTTATTCTCTTATAGTAATTTCTAGAACTATAACTAGCTATCAAGTAAGAAAGTTATCCTTGATGTGTATTTCATGTTGGGTTTGTTTTGGAAACAAAATGGATATACAGATTAATGATGGGCTATGTTTAggtttaaattgaaaataaaatggatTGATAAGTTCATGCAtgtataaatttagaaactaaatgaTAGCTTTGTTTGGATTATTATAGTGTTGAGTATTGAACTAGTGGTTCTACGAAATTCGTTCAATGATGATTAAATTTAGTTATGTTGTGTTTAGAATGATAATTCAtttgtgtaaataatttaaatttttttacattaaaatgatttttttttgataaagtaattagaaataaatttaaatttaagaaatttcagaagatatttcaaatgaataaaatagaagaatttcaaaCACCCCttaaaagtataagaaatttgaaattccactacttttcacTTTATTATCACTCTACACACGaaggtcgagtcgagtcgtcTTAGGATGAAGGCTCAGCCGAGTCTACCCGAGGTGAAGGCTCCAACTAAATCGTTTTGGGTCAAATGTCAAGTAAGCTCGAGCCGAAGTTCGAATCGAGTCGACTCGAGCCAAAGGTTGAGCCGAGACGGTCCGAGCTGAAGGTCGAATTGAGTTAGCCTGGGCCGAAGTTCGAGTCGAGTTGACCTAGGCTGAGGGTAGAGCCAACTCGGCACTGGGAGAAGGTCAAGCCAATTAGGACAGGTTGATGGAATAGTCGATCCGTCAACGATGGTCGAGCCGAGTCAGCCCGGGCCAAAGGTGGAGCCAAGTCAACAAGGCCGATGGTCAAGCCGATTCGACACCAATGGTCGAATATAGTCGAATTAGGCCAATGGCCAAGCCTTGTTGGCCCGTACTGATGGTCAAGTCGAGCTAGCTCAGACTGAAGGTCGAGCTGAGTCAACTCGGGTCAATGGTTGAGCCCGCCCATGCTGAATGTTAAGCAGAGCTGATCCGGGTTAAAGGTCGAGCGAAGCCGGCCTTGACCAAAGGTCGAGAAGAGTTGGCCCAAGACAAATGACAAGCATAGTTTAGTTGTGCCGAATGTCGAGCCGAGTTGGCTAAGGCCAAAAGTCAAGATAAGATGGTTCAGGCTGAAGGTCGAGTCATATCGATCCAAGCTGAAGGTCGAGTTGTGTTGGCTTGTGTTGAAATTCGAGTAGAGTTGGCTCGCGTTCAAGGTCTAGTTAAGTAAGCCAAATCAATCGACCCTAGTTGAAGGTCAAGATGAGTCAACCCAGGCTAAAGGTCGAGCCTAGCCGACCTAAGTTGAATCTTCTAGAGTCGACTCAAATCAAAAGTCGAGATGAGTGATCCAAGATTGAAGGTCGAGCTATATTAACTCGAGCTTAAGGATAGAGGTTAACGTgccttaaaatataaattaaattacttaattcaaacaaaattgaaatttatgatattttagttACTCcatccaaaaaattatttaagaaatgaatagaattcaattataagtaattcaaaaactatgtatttcaattttttagaattgTTGAAATCCCTCATCTAAACACAAGGTTAACGAATTTCAAGAAAGAACAAGTTGGagatttaatgaaataaataacttaattacttcaacaaaatgattttaataCATGTATGAGCTAAGTGATATGTGAAATACATACTTTCAGTATGTGTTTTCATTTACTTcctcaattatttttctttgaatattaGTGAATTAAATTGATTCTATCAtgcattttctttctcttttataaGGAAATTGAAACTTGTGTGATGTAAATAAGTTGAGTAGTATGATGAATGTAATTACATTACATGTGAGTgattgtaattaataatatatggcATGTAcatgaatataaaaattttatatgataaattttattgaactAATGTTGGTACATTGGACTTGATTGTTTAAGTCACATACTTAGGACAATATATTGATGTAGTTTATGTGTTGTATATTTAAGTATATGAACCTATGAATTAGCAAAGATATCAATACTTTTTTATTCTGTATATGACATACATTAAGACCCAAAGTGGTGAAAAATTGAAGAGGTTATTGAATATGAAGACTGAACCATCTAATCCTATGAACTTTAGAAGATAGTCTATTCCATATAAGTCTTTAAATAGTTTTGATAATAACAAGCACTCTAAGTGTTATGGACTCTTATATATGAACCTACTAACACACGTTTTGTTGTAGTTAAAAGATTTCACATAAGTTATATTTTCCTTTGATCAGAAAATCTTTTGACCTTGTCTAATGTTTCAGTAGACAATCCAGAAGACTTTGTGTAATAGATCATAAAGTGACTCTATAAAATCTAATTAAGCCATAATTATTAGAGATTAAGTTACATTGAATTGGCTATGCTATTCTATGCTATTGATATTCAAATTGTTTTTATGACTCAACTTCTCTATGAtaagttttttaataaacaaatgaTCTTATATGCTTATGCTTATATGTTATAGGCTAAATTTTAATAGGTTTAGATATAAGAACATTCAAAAGCAAGAGTTCACAATCATAAAAGTAGAGATACAACTTGTAGTCTTCACACAAAGACAATGCAAGATCAAATTTTTACCTTGTATACAAGTAACCACgaaattataagaaattatataaagaGATCAAGTTGAATTAAGAACACAacattgatatatttttctaaGCCTTGTACTACTTCTGTTCATTTTATTGGGTTGTgagaaaattttctaaattcttCCCACGTAACAAAATTTTCAGAGTGAGCTTAAATTGTACTCTCTATGAGAGTGTGTTTCATTATTCTTAAGAGTTCTCAGTATCAAGGGATGTTAAGAAGGGGCAAGGGAGGTTAAGAAGGGGTAACCCGGAGAGACTTGTCTACTAGTTGTAACCTGCaaagatttatatattatttttaatctttggTTGATTACTAGAACCTCTTATGTAAGGTGCTCACCGATAATTGGACGTAATATGTGAGTTGGGATGGATTAgcataaaattttatgtttgcTTGATTAACATTTGCTAGAAAATCTAGTCTAGTGCTATGCGAAAAAAAGCCTAAGGCTCTATTCAACCCTTTTTCCAAGGCCAATTGTTCTATCATTACACACCTAAAGCACATGGATGTCTTAAACGTACCTTGATCTATGAAACTAAGGTTTTCATACCCGAGTAGCTTAGAATGAGTTAAGTGTTAAAATGTGGTAGGATGTACTTAATATGAGTTTTTTGAATAATGCGTAAATTGATATTCCTTGTGTGTGTATTTTGATACCTAGATTCATGTGTTGATTTATGGTTTATGGGATAAATAGGAGTTTGGATTATGAAATTATTACAACTGTATGCATATGACTCATTAATGATTTGATTTAGATACTACTATGTTTATGTTGGTATCTTACTATTTGGGcatacacacagacacacacataTTTAGACACACGCATGAACATACAGAGCATGGACACACACACATAAACGCTTGACATCTTTGGAGAATGCAAGAATATGTGTGGTTGCTAGGATTTGGAAAGTGAGAAAAGGTTTCTGTGTAACCTGGTTTATTACAAAAGTGTCACCACATCACTTTCTATACTAGTTCTATGTTTAACtggtataaaaaaattgtactttattatGAATTTGTCACCACCCCCACTTTCTATGTTGGTTCTAGATAACTGGTATAGAAAGTCTTACAATATTTACAATTATGGCATCACGTCACATATTATGCCCGATGGATTATAACTGtcataaaaagtgatttttgcACTAGTGTCTCCCCTATATTTTCtcctatttttatgttatttttaccATTAATGGAGTGCTAAGCCTCTTGGGTTTATTCTGTTgcaatttcttaactggattcccAAGTTAGGttgaataaatttgtttctttttttaattcttgttttgatttatgtttatttaagtcttttgtttattaatcaagtaaaagtgatgatttttatattgtagcaagttagcacaatgttaaatctacataagtTAACAATCATAGGGTCaaagggtttttaattttaattcagaagttactttgttaaaagttagaaactttcatatgattgaatgggtttttgtcaataattgagaagttacttcaattaaaggtgaaaactttaatTAGAATGAACCATGAAGTCACTTTGGTTAATTGGATTTTTACttgatataagaggtaaaagaataaacatgattagatATAGTAATATTTATCGAGATGTtactttttgttaaatttgttatgATTATCTAAAAAGTTTTTGCTTTTGAcagagaagttactttggttagaAGTGAGGATACCACTAAATTAATTGGGAAGTTACATAGATTGACTTGAAATCTTAGACAAAAATTCAATAGCAATAACAtttagaaaaccaatgatgaatcatatttttaaaaaacaaacatattttctttattattattttaatcactttttatctttttctattttatttctttctatcatttattattttgttatttaatcttttatgtattttatttatctttatggtcttttattatttttattttatttgacaaacCCTTTTgcatagattttataagaactaatttgttagaaatcaattttgtgttcgttgggagacgactttggctTATCTTTAtctatactaatatttttggctactttcttaataatactgaagttgttataacTAGTATTAATTTGAATGCTTCAATGACAATGTTATCATGGATACCAACAATGGTACTTATTGAAGACTTATAAATGATTATTCTCTGTGCAAGGAATCTTTATCACGTTGTTTCTCTTGACaagatttgaaaatgatttgtcATCATTGAGatcctttaatattttacttaatgTCGATTCACACACACATATTTTCTAAAAGGGCAAAATGTTAGTGTTAGAGAGTCAACTAACTATGTCAAGCCTTGCACGTTACgccaaagagaaaataagttAGTATGCCATGCCTTGCATGTTGCACATAGAAGCCACATGCATTTAATGTTACTTGAAGAGTATTTAGATTCATCTACGTGCTTAAACATGGTCAGACGAAGCCAACAAAGATCAAAGACTCGTTAACTTCACAATGACTTAGAAAGGTTTTGCAATAACTCTTTATTTCTCAGATCTATATAAAGAAGTTCTCTTTGAAAATGAAAGGTTGGCATGTTGCTGACAATACTTACCGCTCTTGTGAAAAAATGCCTTTAAGCtttcaaagaattttttttggACAAAAATTCTAGCACCCTACGATTTAAATTAGGTACTAAAAAACAACATGTATAAAACATAATCATGCTTCACGGAAAGAAGATgttttaaataaacaacaacacAGAGCAATTTTAGTTTActttaaataatacaaatgtCTCTAAACAATAATCACATAGAAGTAAGCTAGCATCATACTAAATGAAAACATATAGATGCTCATTCTACGTTATAGGCAATGTCTAGTTCTTCCTTTCTAACTAAAGAGATTTattagtaaagaaaaaaaatacattagaaGATCTCTCGAATAAAAAATTGAAGCTACTTTCTTCAACAACATCTAACACAAGTACTATTCAAGTTCTAGCTCAATTATCCATCCTATTTGGTGTGCACTTTTGCCATGCATTGTTGCAAAACGTTCTACTACCAAGGAAGCCAAGTATCGCTAGCTAACCTAGCTGTTGAATAAAGAAGGAGGGAAATTAAAGTTGCATGAAGTGCATTAAATGCATCCATCATTATCGAACTAGTCAAACAAAGACATGCACTCCTAAAAGATAAATATGctcaataacaaaaaataaatttacaaaggATACTTTCTTCTAAACCTATATAAAGCAAAtcaagaaagaagaagaaagacaaGAGACCATGTTGTAAAGTGTTGAAACGCTACTCATAGAAGAACACtacaatattcaaattaaaagtgAGTAAAATTAGCTGAATTACACTAACCTATTAATCAACTATACtacattaaactaaaataattgaattatttaaggTAAAAATTGAACTGAACCATTTTAtagttcaattttaaataattgtatctCTAAGATTACAATTAACTGCTCAAATAATTGAAactacttatttttcttttattcattttctaccaattcacaaataaaaaataaaaaaggttttttattattttaaagtaaaaaatatttccaatatttaaaaaataataaaatggaaACACGTTTGCATGTTTAGCAAGAttgaaacaattaaaaatgcaattggaagaaaataaatttaaggaaaaaatacaagataaattgattaaaagttaTAGAAAACTTTTCGAAAGTATatacaattattaattatgtattataaaattaaatatcatatatgtagattagtaaaaattataattagacttaataatctattattattattataaatgaaaaattgtgTTTTCCCAAATTTGTACTAAAAATATTCATACTTGTATGCACACAAGATTGGTTGAAAGTAATACctttctctatatttttttatgaagatACTAAAGAACTTGATAAATTTGAGCAGAGtgagtttatatgaaaaatttatatattttttaatttatattttaagtttgaaGATGTGTCACTAAGTTGTATTTTATACTAGAAATTATTCTAATaaccaatttagagatcaattcataatagaaactattttactTACTAATAatgttttagtttataaattggtaactaaattggtcactaaagtgaataattattttttgtcactaaaattggttataattcaatgattttcttgtagtgtattttatgatgtaataattttttgattttgttgtttatgGGAGGACTTATGTTCTTGAGTAGAGACAAATCTTTGCTATCTACTTAGttaatttttctccttttttcaaGGATTTAAAAAATTGCTCAGTTCGATTCAATTTGTTAGAACAAAAGATAGTTCAGTTTACTTCATCTGGACTAATTTTCAGTTTAGTTCAGGCAAACAACTTTTAAGTTCACTGTAGCTTTACATAGTTCAGTTCAATGTAGTTCATTTTTCTCACCCGTAGTTCAAATTAGCAAACTAGTAGAGAAGGCTCAAGCTACTACTTGCATCTATAATGATCAACCTCTTTAGTGAGCAAACACGTGATCCTTTGATCACTCTTCACACAACCTATTTTTCTTAGCTAGGTGTGAGTGTTAGAGAAAGAACATACTAGTTATTAACCAAGAGTGGCTATTGTTCAAAGAGTACTCATGTTTAAGCCTTAAGTGACATGTGAAATACTTTAATGAAGTCAActaagagtggttatcacctaGTGAATATTTGTATTGAGCCAAAAGTAGTTTGGAAAAGAATACTTAGTTGAGTTATGAGTGGCTAAGAGTTGAAAGAATACTCTTGTGAGTTAGAAGGGACATGGAAAAGAATAGTTAGTTGAGTTAGGAGTGGCTAAAAGACGAAAGAATACTCTTGTTGAGTCAGAAGGACATGGAAAATAATACTTAATTGAGCTAGGACTGACTTCTAGAGAGTGCTCAAGGGGTTAACTAGGAGTGGCTACAACCTAAGTAATACTCATATTGTAAGTTCACAGCATTAGTCTGCTTAGTGGACCTCATCAATTGATTGAGAACTAAACATAGTTTTTGTACATTAGTCTtactagtaaaaaaatattgtgtatAATCATCATCAGAACATCATCTTTTAGAAGAACATTGTTTGTGTTTATAATCAATTACAAGAGTGGTTACTATATTGTATTTGTCTAAGGATGACAATCTATTTTAGTGAGTGAAACATGTGATCTTATAGATTACACCCTTTGTAATCAAAGTGTTTAGCTAGGAATGGTTGGGTCAAAACAATACTTGTGCCTAGCCAAAAGTCGTTGTGCCAATACAATATTTGTAGCTTAGCTAGAAATGGTTATGTCTAGACTACTTATGTTAACCAAAAGTGGTTGTGTCCAAAATATAATTGTTGTTTAGGAAAAAGTAATTGCATTTATATAATACTTGTATCTTCTAGCGGTAGTCTATCTTAACGAAGCTTGATTGCGTAGATCAAGAAGTGGATGTAATATTTGTGTTTCAGACAAACTAGTATCAAACTACTTTGCATAAGTCATTCTATCTTTTAGCttttatatttcatgttatCAATCTACGTCTAACTTAAGTTGGAAAGCATCTCTCAAGAGAAACAATATTAAACTTTGTCTATTTGTATTTATCAAATGAAAGATTGtgaaaagtttttgaaaaatcttAAAACACGGTTCAACCCTATCTTCTTATGTTGTGACTTGTTTTCAGAGCTAATGAGGAAAGTGGACTAAGGCATGCAATAATTGTTTAAATCTCTTCTAGGTTCGATTTTACTTCATTTAGAAGAATGATATGACCAAGATAGACCACAATAGGAGTGACAAAAATAGACTtaaataagttagaaaaatatcaagaaaaaaaacatgatatatCATCTAAGATAATTATGGAGCAAATCTTTCAAAGGATTGAAAGGTTTGTGGGGATATTGTTAAGTCGAAAGGTCATTACTAGACATACCAATCACTTGTGTGAAAGCATATCCTTGTATAATTTGCTTCTTAAGGGTaatatgatagaaaaataaatcaatttttggttcacaaaattcttaaagatgtaaaatatttaaatattatattacattaattattaaataacgGCCCGAGACAACCCATCAATGACGGTctgtttcaaattttctttcaaaatagtTCATTTCGACCTTCGCCTTAGCTTGTCCAACTTGACCTTCGAGTAGGGGTCTGCCTTGACCTCCGGCCGAACATGCCTTCACATTCGACCCATGTCGACCCGTCTTGATATTCGGTCTAAGTCGTCCCATCTCAACCTTCGACTCTAGCCGACACATCTCGACTTTCTTTCAAGACTGACCCGCCTTGACCTTCGGTCATGATCACCCCATCTGGACCTTTCGTTCGGGCCGGCCTATCTCGACCTTCGGTCTGACCGACCCATCTCGATCCTTGGTCTGAGACAACTCATCTCCATGACGACCTATTTCAAATTTCCGTCCAAAATGACCTATCTCGACCTTCAGTTTGGTCTGCCCGTCTTAGCCTTTGACTCGAGACGATTTGACTCGATCTTTAACTCAGACTcaagatattatttttaagagttAATTGAAGTATTTTAGTCGGGTAAGCGCACATAagccctaaccctaacccacTTTAGAGGGAACTTTGAAAATTGAAGCTTTTTTTTTCTGGCCTCTCATGTAGGGGTGGGCTTATTCAAAGGTGGACTAAGACTGACGCATGGATCATTGGACAAATTGACACCTCCAGGTCTAAGTCacatagattaaaatattaagtggTAGATTAAAATATTAGGTGGTGAAAGGTTGGAGAGTTCTTACCCTAATCCATTATTCTTAATTTGGTTTGTAAATCAAAGTAGTGATGCGTATGTCTAAGGTGGAATAgtaaatagtttttcttttaggatgttataaaattgaaactaaCCCACATAAGAGCCTTTAGTGGATTTATTTCATGTTTGTTTTGTagaacatgaaaagaaaattctCTCTTTTAAATAATCATTAGTATCCCACTTTGGTGAAAAGCAAATGAAACTATGTTTACCCTAAAAAAAATCCTTTAATCTGGTGTCCGGGAATATAAGAACAAAAAACCAGAGAAACGATCTGAGTTGAGTGTCATAACAAAGTCTCACAAAGGAGTTTCTCACTTGATCTcaatatatctctcatatttgtGCTACAGCACCACCATTTTATTCAATCCAACAACAATCTTTCATCGCTCTCAATGCTCACTTTCTAATGTTGCTTACAACGGATATCATGTATGTACTTTTTCTACCAATCCGTTTCCACTCTCTCATTCTCACACTCACAGGaagataaacataaaaaataaataaataaaagacagATTCCATACAGATAAAAGGAATGGGCCCAATGATTGATCTTTTTCCTTGCATTTTGACCTTTCTTATGCATCACTCCAACACTGATAAAAGTCCCATGGGAAGCCACACATATGCTGCATACATAAAACACTCTGTAAGAAATTTTTAACATGGTTCATACATACATCATATGATTCAGCCACAGCACAATATCCCACCCAACGAATCCTCCAACAAGCTTCCTTGATTCTCTAAccttatataagttataattctGATATTAAGCTATATCAATACATAAACTTTAAACGTAACTCAATCTGGTAAAATAGATTTATAATTCAGTTATATACTCGATAATATGAATAATAACATATTAGTATGTTGAGAATTGCCAAGTGGCAAAAGTTAGAAGCGCGTGTCACACTCATCCCTCGTGGTTTAGTTTGCAAAAAGTAATGCCCCTCACAAGAGGTTGTATGGCAGATCCCCACCTCCCCATGTTACAACTTCTCCTCAACCTGTCCCTACCTTCCCCACATTTTATAAAAACCCATAACCCTCTCTTCCTTCTCCTAATTCACTTCCTCATCACACCCTTCATTTCCTCTCATTCTGCCATTCTCATTGCCTCGTAGCTTTGCTGGTTCATCTTCTCTGTTTCTTCATCAAAACACCCTTTTTCAATCTGAACTCATATCATAACAAAAGGCACCAACATGTGCAGCTCTAAGGCAAAAGTTACTGTAGGCATAGAGGctgttgctgctgctgctgctgctgcaaCCACCACTGTGATGCCTTCTTCAGTGGCTAGAATCAATGGAAGGCCGGTCCTTCAACCAACTTGCAACCGTGTCCCAAACCTTGAAAGGAGGAATTCAATCAAGAAAGTGCAGCCACCAAAGTCACTTTCTCCACCATCACCACCTCTTCCCAGCAAGACCTCATTGACACCCCCAGTTTCTCCAAAGTCTAAGTCACCAAGGCTTCCTGCAGTGAAGAGAGGCAGTGACAACAATGGACTCAACACTAGCTATGAAAAGATTGCCATCCCAAAAAGCTCCTCAAAAGCTCCGACTTTGGAGAGAAAAAAGTCCAAGAGCTTCAAGGAAGGGTCCTGTGCGCCAGCCTCTGTAGACGCTTCATTCAGCTACTCCTCCTCTTTGATCACTGACTCCCCAGGAAGCATAGCTGCCGTGAGGAGGGAACAGATGGCACTCCAGCAGGCCCAGAGGAAAATGAAGATTGCCCATTATGGAAGATCAAAGTCTGCTAAGTTTGAAAGAGTTGTTCCTCTTGATCCTTCAAAGCCAACTGAGGAGGAGAAGAGATGCAGCTTTATTACACCCAATTCTGGTAATTCCTAGTGAATGTTGTTCTTCATTAGAATTGGATTTTCTATTATGTAACAAAAGTTTTCTTCTACTAAGTTTTAACTCAAATTCATATTACTGAAAAATGTGTCTTTTGATGAATAGATCCCATCTATATTGCTTATCACGACGAGGAATGGGGAGTTCCAGTTCACGATGACAA carries:
- the LOC114162847 gene encoding uncharacterized protein LOC114162847; its protein translation is MCSSKAKVTVGIEAVAAAAAAATTTVMPSSVARINGRPVLQPTCNRVPNLERRNSIKKVQPPKSLSPPSPPLPSKTSLTPPVSPKSKSPRLPAVKRGSDNNGLNTSYEKIAIPKSSSKAPTLERKKSKSFKEGSCAPASVDASFSYSSSLITDSPGSIAAVRREQMALQQAQRKMKIAHYGRSKSAKFERVVPLDPSKPTEEEKRCSFITPNSDPIYIAYHDEEWGVPVHDDKMLFELLVLSGAQVGSDWTSTLKKRQDFRAAFSEFDAETVANLTDKQMMSISSEYGIDISRVRGVVDNANQILEIKKDFGSFDKYIWGFVNHKPISTQYKFGHKIPVKTSKSESISKDMVRRGFRNVGPTVVHSFMQASGLTNDHLITCHRHLQCTLLAARPHCTIDSSQ